From Zea mays cultivar B73 chromosome 3, Zm-B73-REFERENCE-NAM-5.0, whole genome shotgun sequence:
TGGCCACCGTGAGGTGGTGCTTCTGTACTGACCTACTTTGGTCCTTGTttctttcttcttaatataaataTACACAGCTCTTCTGTGTGTTCGATAAAAAAATGTGATGGTTCTCACTGTGATCTGAGCAATAAAGTTTTAATCTTTTTTTTTCTCAGATACACAGGATTTGTATTAACAAATAAGTTCTAATCTTGGATATGGTTTGTAGCTAAAAAagacaaatggtattataatatcTAAGTATTTATTTACAATGGTAATTTGCACCCATGGCTGAGAAAGTACAACACATTAAAAAAATGAAGGTCCTTATATCATTTAAATTTTGAAGGCTTTATATCAACAAATGCTTAGTCTACTCGAGGTATAACTAGGGAGCTAAAAAGATACCTTTACAAAAGGGGCAATAGCTACAGTATCAACTTCATCATTGTGGCTTATTCCTGAGTTATAAGAGGGAAATTCCATCAGTTTAGAAGCCCCGTGTTGATAAAAGATTTAACAGATCTGAAAACAATTACCATTGTTGAATACCCAGATTGGGGCAGCACCCAGGTCCTCCGCAAGCTTTGACGTAGATTTCAATATAATACTTAGGGGTCATGATAGGAAAGAAAAATAAATAAAGTGAAGCAGTGTAAACTGGTACCTGAAGGAACTCATAATATCCAAGCCCATCATCAGTCCAGTAATGCCAAACATCCCCGAAGTGTCCAGGCCTCTCTTCCCATGGACCAATTGACTCTCTCCATCTGAATGCATTTCTTAGCCAGTCACCTTCTACAAAACAACCTCCTACAGTAGTCGCATGGAATCTATCAAATATCTGAAACATCTATGAACACATAATATATGTCCAAACATGAAGAACTTGATTTTAAATGTGAAAACACAGTGCATACCAGGAAATCTCAAGAATCGTGGTTTCAAATCCAAAAGCATGGATATAAGTTCTGTGCGGAAACCATGTCCCTGTGTGTGCAGAGAGAACCAGCTATAAATATTCAGGTAAAGTTTTGCACAGTGAGAATTACCATACACTTGAAAGAGATTGTTTTTGTTTCTAGGTCTTTGGCAAGATAAATGAATCTAATACATTTGGTACACTAAATAGATAGCTAACATATAAATTCAGACACACAGGGTATCCATCAGAAACAATTAATTGGTGGTTACACTCATCAAACAAACCAAAGCAGTGAACTGGGTGTCATACCATCCTTGTCTTGTGGTTACTGATTATAAGTGGCCAGTAGTTCATTGGTTTGCGGCATGGTAGAATGCACTAGTGCCTAGTGCAGACCGTAATAGCAATTTTGTAGTCAAGTGGGTACCATGAAGCACACTAGCACATGATCGTAGCCATCCAATATTCCATTATTAATTTGAAGTGGAATTTAGTCATTAAGGATTGCCGGAAAGTAGATCCTCTACTTACTGACCTAGTTTGATTTGTCACCATGCAGAATTAATTAACCAGTGCTTAATACTCAGAGGTTCAGTATTCATATTCTATACATTTTTTTCTAGGCTTTAACTGGGGTTTTCAATATAAAGACCAATAAAATGATATAACATGCCTTGTATGTGTCTTCAGGCATGAGTGATACTTGATCAAGCCAAACAACTCCTTTTTTGTTCGTTGTTATTTGAAGCCTTGATGTTCTATTGGTTCCTTTAGCAACCAGCTTCTGCTCCACTTTTGTCCAATTTGATGTGCCAGAAACTCTGCAGCAGTGCAATCCTTTCAGCTGTTGTGAATAAGGAAATGTTCTCCTTTCTAAACATTGTTGAGAAAAAAAACACTAACGTTATTGTAGCTGAAGCCAAGTTTTGCAACCCATCAGAGCTTGTTAATGAAACTGTTAGATCCTTTGTTTCTGGGGACTGAACATACATAACGAGATTGTAGGCCTTCCCATCTTCTATGTTCTGTAAGTTGAATTGGTAACATTATAAAAAAGAAAAAATGTAGGAAAATAGCACATGTCCTGAATATCTGCCTAACATCAGAACATGAAAGGTGAAAACTACCAAAACGAAAAAAATGCATGGTGCTCTGATTCCTGTAATTATAAATGCTACTCCTACAGCTATTGTTACCGTTACTACTTTTTAAAAATTGTCATCCTAGTTAATTAAATAACCACATTGTTGATACTAGCAAGATATTTCTTTAAGAAATTATCCATTTCTAATACTTATATGAATAAGAAACACATGATGACATCGTACCATGCCCCAAAAACCTGGGTTATAAACACCAACACCACCAGCTGGACAGTCATCACAGAGGACCTCCATCCTCAGAGCAACAATGTTTCGACTGAAACATGATGTACGATCAGTCGCCACGAACACGGAGGAGTCATCTCCAATGATGGACCACGGGTCGATGTTTGATGGAGTATGAGAGCCTCCAGCTTCGAAACCTGAAGTAAAAATCCAGCTCCAAAACCTTGAACATCAACACCGGCAGCAGCTTTCAAAATAAGTGCATCTAGTGATGTTTCAAAAGGCACACAGAATTCAAGAATAGCTGGGGTACCTCTGTTACTGACAAGCTCTGCCCATATGCCACCAGCTCCTGCATGGTTGATCTCCTACAGTAGGCCATGCAGTATATTTGGATTATTCTTTCTGATTATATGTGGTAAAACATAGGAACTAGCATCTACCGATAAACTACTGCCTCACCTCAAAAAATATCCCAAACAGTGTTTCAGGGATCTTCCGGGCAAGCTGTGGCGAGGCATCAACCTTGAGGGCTGCTGTCTGGGTGGCCTCTATTTCCAAAGTCCGACATCTGCAGCCCACGCAGAATAGAAGCAGAAGGCAGAAGATTGTACCAGAGAAGGCTTGCTTGAGATCCATAGGCTTCCACTTGCGGTAGGCGTAGGCGCTAATGCAATGAGTGTGTCTGTTGGAGAAACAGGGCATAATTGGCAGGTCAGTTGAGTTAGGTGGAAACAGAAGCTACTACAAGCATGGCATCTCCATTTCAGACAGAACTGGAGAGGCATCAGATATGAACAACGAAAAGTCAAATACTCCATAATAGTGGTGCATATCGGCTGTACATAGGGAAAAAAAAtttaaaaaagagagagagatgaAACTGATTTGGTCAAGCATTACAAACAGGCAAAGAAGGTCTTTTGAGATTATCTCATCAGACAGAAGCGCATGGGATCGTGTTTCAGTTAGAGCAGGGTGCCTGTTTTGTTTCGCAAAAGAGAGAAACGGAGGCCCTGTTGGGCGTTCCATCAAACTACTCGCCCGCACCAACCACCAACCCAAACTCCACAAAGAATCGGCAACTGAAGACAGGAATACGTTCCGCGAAGCAGAATTGGAGCATGACGTCGAGTGTCTCACCATGCATCCGACGTCCGATGCCTCCTTCCCAAAATCCAGAGGAAGAAGTGATCGAGCTACCGGATGCGAATGCCGGCCGGGGCCGGCTGCGCTTAAGTAGAAGGAGGAGGCGAAGCAGTGGCTTTGAAGGGAAGCGCGCCGGGCTACGGGCCACGGAAGCCACGCGAGGGGTGTGGGGAGGAGGCCTATCGGGTGCCGGAGACGGCGGGCGTCAGGGTCGCGCCGCGGCGTGGCCACGGTTGCTTGCTTGCCTTGCCGGGATGGTTTCGTTCGGCGGCGCGCGCCCGCCGACGCGTGGGGCCCTGTCAGCTGTGCTGTCGCCTTATCCGCATCTATCATTGGTTTTTTTtttatttctccctttttttcgAGCACATGTATTTGGATATTGTTTCTAACTGCCGGCCTCCATTAATCATGAAACGCAAACGGAGTAGAGGTCGTCGTTGTGAAACTGGCCGTATCTATGCTGTCTCTGGTATACGTGTCtactaatcatcatcataaaaactAGCTAACAGTTTTTCTAATAAGCTGGCCGATTGAACAGTTCAGAATAAAGCTAGACTATAATCGTGTTTGGCTCAACTTTTGAATAAAGATGAAATATTGTATATTATTAGGACAaatctaatatatatatatatatatatatatatatatatatatatatatatatatatatatatatatatatatatattcatcaaCTAAGGTGATGGATCGTTGGATCCGTGACCTGGACCGACGGCGTGCCAGTACGATCGAGCTCATGCTCTTCCCGTGCGGCTCGGCTCCTTTCCCCCTCTGGCTCTCTTCACGCACCCGCTCGACTCTCTTTAACGCCCGCACGGCTCGGCTCCCTTCGTTCAGTAAAATATTAAGTCATTTTTTGGAAACATTAAGTCATTCTTGTTTTTCAGGAAAACATTAAGTTGGTTTCAAGGAAACATAAAGTTATTTTTATTTTTCAACCATTCTCCGTGTTTTCTCAGGCATTTTTTATTTTTCAGTAATTCTAGATTCTAGAAACATTGAGTAGTTTTTTGTTTTTCAGTCATTTTTCATAATTTCTTAGACATTCATTGTTTTTTAGTTCAGTCATTGTAGGCAACATTaaaggtctgtttggttgggctgtggctgtgaaaaaacctgttgtgggctgtggctgtgaaaaaagttgttgtgggctgtgaactgctaaaaagctaaaaatcgtttggtggaaaccactaaaagtcgctaAAAATTCTTCCatatatattttcacagttcCACCTAAAAGctgctaaaagcaggtccagaggtgctttcagttttgcactacaagaaagtcggcttttagaaaaagctgctttccAGATTCAGACCTTtgttttgacttttggcttttagggagcaaaagccaaagccaaaagccaaagcaAACACACCATAAGTCATTCAATCGTTCAGACAACATTAAGTCATTAAGTGTAAAGAAAACATTAAGTCATTTTGAGCGCATTAAATCATTCGAGCGCGCGTATGGGAGGCGGCTCGCTCGGTCGGCTAGGAGACACAAGCGGGCACGAGGGCAGCTCGGTCGGTTACGCGTGCGGGGCGCTGGGGTCGGGTCTAGGTGATGGACCCCTGGTTTATCACCCTAGGTGATGAATGAATATATGGAGCCCTGGGCTTTCAAATAACCAAGGCAAACCCTAGTCCAACGTTGTCATCCGATTCAGCCGCACTAGGTCTCGAAGTCTATAAACGGAGCACCAGGCCACTAGGATTCATTTTTAGCGGCGCCGACGGTGACCGGCCCCGAGGCATGTGTGCGTCGGAACCTATAAAGCAAGCGCGCGACCGCGGATCTTGGGGGCAGGCGCGCTGCAGCGTGGATCCCATGGGCACGCGCATGGCAGCGACCCCATGAGGCATGCACGACGGAGGATCCTGGGTCACGCGCGCGGTAGCGGCCCCTTGAGGTGTGCACGGCGAcgagagtgagagcacctagagggggtgaataggtgatcctgtaaaaatttaaatcttaaagccacaaacttgattaagtgttagagcaataaaaccaagtggctagagaggagttcttgcgaaacacaataaccacaaaaagatcaacacagagagacacagtggtttatcccgtggttcggccaagtccaacacttgcctactccatgttgtggcgtcccgacggacgagggttgcgctcaacccctttcaagtgatccaaatatctacttgaataccacggtgtttcttttcctttcactatatcccgtttgcgaggaatctccacaacttggagtctctcgcccttacaaaagatgatcacaaatgaacacggaagtaaggatgggatgagcaacacacacaagtccacagcaatacgcacacacacacggccaagacttgagctcaaatgaatatctcaaagttctcactagaacggagctcaaatcactaagaatgtcaaacgagtgcgcaaagacgaagtgtgaatgattaagaatgctcaaagtatgcttggtatatttctccatgcgcctaggggtcccttttatacccccaaggcagctaggagccgttgagagcattccaggaaggcaattattgccttctgtcgactggcgcaccgaacagtccggtgcaccaccggacactgtccggtgcggatttctttcctgttctggcgcagccgaccgttgaaggtttggagccgttggcgcaccggacactgtccggtgcgcaccggacagtccggtgcccccttcagaccgttggcccggccacgcgtcacgcgcggattgcgcggccggccgttggctcaccggacagtccggtgcacaccagacagtccggtgaattttagtcgtacgtcgccgacgaattcccgagagcggccttttcaccagagccagcctggcgcaccgaacactgtccggtgcaccaccggacagtccggtgcatccagactgagcagagtcttggctgctcgagccaagtcttttccaattgtcttttctttgattctatcacttagacaaatatgtaaatacacaaaaaccaatgtactaagtctagaatcatacctttgtattgatttgcactttgtccaccctttggcatatactcattcccttaatgtgtgttgggcacttaatcaccaaaatcttatagaaatggcccaagggcacatttccctttcaatctccccctttttggtgatttatgccaacacaacaaaaaacgACTAAAAGAAGTGTAACATCAAtgaaaatgagaacacaaatttgttttaattcaaatttggcatatttggatcattctttgccaccacttggtttgtttttgcaaatcaaacccaatttcctatctctaagtcaaattcacttgttgaggcatagagaaatatattccaagagaaattgatcactgattcaaaaaactcctcctatttcccataatcaaacattctccccaactTTTGAAaaaaaagagacatttagaattttgacaaatcaaaagtcctaactctactattttcaaaaatttctcaagtggtagctgatccatttgttgctttggcctttaatttctccccctttggcatcaagcaccaaaacgggatcattttttgcccttaaaccccattgcctcaccaaaattgtcaattaagagcaaaaggcaataagagacatggagatgaacttggagtaagttaccctcttatcggagtgcagtggaagtctttcatggtccaagtccacctttccctttcaatatgtctttgagactaatttaagaaaacttaagcacatggttagtctcaaagggtcaagttgtagcacatctccccctaaatgtgtgcatcactcacacatggacttgagaTCCGGGGATTGCGttgtacaacttgatcaccataattaagcaacaaaatgcataaaggaacatgatcaaaggcataaaacacatgtatgctataaatcaatccaagttccgcgaatctaagacatttagctcactacgcagcctgcaaaaggtcttctcatctagaggcttggtaaagatatcggctagctggttctcggtgctaacataaaacacttcgatatctcccttttgctggtggtctctcaaaaagtgatgtcagatgtctatgtgctttgtgcggctgtgttcaacaggattgtccgccatgcggatagcactctcattatcacataggagtgggactttgctcagattgtagccaaagtcctggagggtttgcctcatccaaagtagttgcgcacaacactgacctgcggcaacatactcggcctctgcggtggatagggcaacggaagtttgtttcttagaactccaagacaccagggaccttcctaagaattggcacgtccctgatgtactcttcctatcaaccttacatccagcataatcggagtctgaatatccaattaagtcaaaggtagacccctttggataccagatcccaaagcaaggcgtagcgactaaatatctaagaattcgcttcacggccactaggtgacactcccttggatcggattgaaatctagcacacaggcatacactaagcataatatccggtctactagcacataagtaaagtaaggaacttatcatagaccggtatgctttttgatcaacggacttacctcctttgttgaggtcgacgtgtccgtcagttcccattggagtctttgcgggcttggcgtccttcatcccaaatcgcttgatcaagtcttgcatgtacttcgtttgggagatgaaagtgacgtccttgagttgcttcacttggaacccaaggaagtagttcaactcgcccatcatcgacatctcgaatttctgcgtcatcaccctgctaaactcttcacaagacttttggttagtagaaccaaatattatgtcatcgacataaatttggcacacaaataagtcaccatcacatgtcttcgtgaaaagagttggatcggctttcccaaccttgaaagcattagcaattaaaaagtctctaaggcattcataccatgctcttggggcttgcttaagtccatagagcgccttagagagcttacacacgtggtcggggtaccgttcatcctcaaagccagggggttgctctacgtacacctactccttgattggcccgtttaggaaagcgctctttacatccatttggaacaacctgaaagaatggtgagcagcataggctaacaatatgcgaattgactctagcctagccacaggagcaaaagtctcctcaaagtccaaacctgcgacttgggcataaccttttgccacaagtctagccttgttccttgtcaccactccgtgctcgtcttgtttgttgtgaaacacccacttggttcccacagtgttttgcttgggacgtggcaccagtgtccaaacttcatttctcttgaaattgttgagctcctcctgcatggccaacacccagtccggatctagcaaggcctcttctaccctgaaaggctcaatagaagagacaaaagagtaatgctcacaaaaattaactaatctagagcgagtagttactcccttactgatatcacccaatatctggtcgacgggatgattcctttgaatcgtcactcgaacttgagttggaggggcttgaggtgcttcttcctccataacatgatcatcttgtgctcttgttgggatgctccttgcgacctttgagcgtcgtcttgaaacgcttgatgatgagggccatttcttcctcgttaagcccggccgcctcaacttgtgccaccttgctaggtagcacctccctgctcctcgttgctttgagagcaacggtttgaggctcatggattgggccattcaacgcatcatcaacgtatcttgcctccttgatcatcatccgcccgcttacaaaatttccaagtatttcttcgggcgtcatcttggtgtacctaggattctcacgaatagagttaacaagatgaggatctaGGACGGTGAAAGACCTtaacataagtcggacgacgtcgtggtctgccCATCGCGTGCttacatagctccttattttgttgatgagggtcttgagcctgttgtacgtttgggttggctcctctcccctgatcatcgcgaaccttcctagttcgccttccaccaattccatcttggtgagcatggtgacgtcgttcccctcatgtgagatcttgagggtgtcccagatctgcttggcattgtccaagccgctcaccttgttgtattcttccctgcacaaggatgctaaaagaacagtagtagcttgtgcattcttatggatttgttcattgataaacacagaattatccgaactatcaaattgcattccggtttctactatctcccatatacttggatgaagagagaacaaatgactacgcattttgtgactccaaaatatgtagtcctctccatcaaagtgaggaggtttaccaagtggaatagaaagcaaatgagcattggaattatgcggaatacgagagtaatcaaacgaAAAGTTCgatttaaccgttttctttttctcctcgtattcgtcatccttttgagaagaggaagatttgtcgctgtcgtagtagacaaccttcctgatgcgcctcttcttctttccatctttcttcttttgactcgagccggagtcattgactttgtcgtccgttggctcgttgaagatggactcattctcattgtcgttgaccaccatcccctttcccttatgatccatctctttgggcgattagtccctttcttgaagagaacgactccgataccaattgagagcacctagaggggggtgaataggtgatcctgtaaaaacttaaatcttaaagccacaaacttgattaagtgttagagcaataaaaccaagtagctagagaggagttcttgcgaaacacaataaccacaaaaagatcaacacagagagacacagtggtttatcccgtggttcgaccaagtccaacacttgcctactccacgttgtggcgtcccgacgGACGAGGGTTgtgctcaacccctttcaagtgatccaaagatccacttgaatacaacggtgtttcttttcctttcactatatcccgtttgcgaggaatctccacaacttggagtctctcgcccttacaaaagatgatcacaaatgaacacagaagtaaggatgggatgagcaacacacacaagtccacagcaatacgcacacacacacggccaagacttgagctcaaatgaatatctcaaagttctcactagaatggagctcaaatcactaagaatgtcaaacgagtgcacaaagacgaagtgtgaatgattaagaatgctcaaagtatgcttggtatatttctccatgcgcctaggggtcccttttatacccccaaggcagctaggagccgttgagagcattccaggaaggcaattcttgccttctgtcgactggcgcaccggacagtccggtgcaccaccggacactgtccggtgcggatttctttcctgttctggcgcagccgaccattgaaggtttggagccattggcgcaccagacagtccggtgcccccttcagaccgttggcccggccacgcgtcacgcgcggattgcgcggccgaccgttggctcggccgaccgttggctcaccggacagtccgatgaattttagccgtacgccgccgacgaattcccgagagcggccttttcaccagagccagcctggcgcaccggacactgtcaggtgcaccaccggacagtccggtgcatccagactgagcagagtcttggctgctcgagccaagtcttttccaattgtcttttctttgattctagcacttagataaatatgttagtacacaaaaaccaatgtactaagtctagaatcatacctttgtattgatttgcactttgtccaccctttggcatatactcattcccttaatgtgtgttggacacttaatcaccaaaatcttatagaaatggcccaagggcacatttccctttgagAGAGTGGCGGCTCTATTTTTATGCTACTTTTTATACATATTTTATGACATTGTCAATAGGTGTTTACGACATATATTTCAGTTCATGGTCCCCTTCCATATATTGTCTATTTATGGtatttctattcacattttaCACAAACGTTCATTGATTTTATGCATTGTCTCAGTAcctaactgtcggtgtttcgtacCTCGCTCTGACAAGTAAAATTGTCGTGCACGTTCTAGGCTCCTGAGGGTGTGCGCGGAGGGCGCAAAATTTATACTGGTTCGGCAAAATGTCCCTACTTCCAGTAATCAGTGTTTTGCGCTATCGACAACATTGATGATCAAACTTGTAGGGGTTACAAGTAGtcaagagagagaggagagactcATATATCTGTTATCAGGGTGGAAGTTGAGCTTTGAAGCTGCAAGATGGAGTCATAACTGAGTCTTGGCTTGGTGGGGCTCTAGCCTCCTAGTCCTTGTCGGTGCTCTTCCTCCTGTTCGTCCTTGTGGTTCATCTACATCTGAAGGGGTTCGGTTGTGTCCAAGAGCCCTCTCCTTGATCCCCTGCCCGGATAGACTGTTGGGTCCATCACCTACCGTGATGTAGATAAGAATAAAATTTTATATAAATTGTTTTATACTTTATTTGCTCTCTATAACAAAAAAGTAAAAAAATATTCGTACCTGAATtgtatttaaaattttatatctgtcggcgtttcgaccccggggggtccttggaccgacgagtaaattgtcgttgcgtgtcccagcccagatgggtcggcgcgagacggaacacaaggggggaaacaaGAAGGGGAATCGcgacctcgtgttgtcctgcgcccagggcggatgcgcttgcagtagggggttacaagcgttcgcgagggagagagagagcttgTGCTTCAGCCCGTCCCCCCGCGCGGCCAcactctcgtacgagggccctggaccttccttttatagatgtaaggagtgggtccaggtgtacaacaggGAGCGTAgcgatgtgctaacgtgtctagcagagaggagccagagtcctatgtacatgccgacgtggctgttggagaggtgttgctgccctgttcatgtgatgtcgtggccgtcgaaggagcgcttgagccctatggaagcatagctgtcgggtgctgtcagatccttgctgacgtctccttgcttccgtaaggggctgagaactgccgtcgtcatggagcacgcggggtgccatcattacttgtttaccggggcgagccatatGGGAcgttggtcttgttccccgtagcctgagctagctaggggtaggataatgatgggcccccctgtagcgtggtcggtccgagcccaaggtcgggcaaggcggtgattcctccgaggtcgaggctgagtccgagccctggggtcgggcgaggcggagtccgtcgtccgaggtcgaggttgagtccgagccctggggtcgggcgaggcggagtccgtcgtccgaggtcgaggttgagtccaagccctgtggtcgggcgaggcggagcttcctatggcgcctgacgcttgacttggctgctgtcagtctcaccctggcgggtggcacagcagtcggagcagggcaggcggtgctgttttcctgtcaggtcagtcagtggaggggcgaagtgactgcggtcacttcggccttgtcgactgaggagcgcgcgtcaggataaggtgtcaggcgatccttgcattgaatgctcctgcgatccggtcggctggcgaggcgatctggccaaagttgcttctccgcgaagcctgtccgagctgggcctcgggcgagtcgaaggtgtgcccgttgcttgaggggaacctcgggcgagacgtgaatcctcctgggtcggctctctttgcccgag
This genomic window contains:
- the LOC100193890 gene encoding alpha-L-arabinofuranosidase 1 precursor; translated protein: MDLKQAFSGTIFCLLLLFCVGCRCRTLEIEATQTAALKVDASPQLARKIPETLFGIFFEEINHAGAGGIWAELVSNRGFEAGGSHTPSNIDPWSIIGDDSSVFVATDRTSCFSRNIVALRMEVLCDDCPAGGVGVYNPGFWGMNIEDGKAYNLVMYVQSPETKDLTVSLTSSDGLQNLASATITVSGTSNWTKVEQKLVAKGTNRTSRLQITTNKKGVVWLDQVSLMPEDTYKGHGFRTELISMLLDLKPRFLRFPGGCFVEGDWLRNAFRWRESIGPWEERPGHFGDVWHYWTDDGLGYYEFLQLAEDLGAAPIWVFNNGISHNDEVDTVAIAPFVKDVLDSLEFARGSADSTWGSVRAAMGHPEPFLVKHVAIGNEDCGKKFYRGNYLKFYNAIREAYPDIQMISNCDGSSRPLDHPADLYDFHVYTDSKTLFNMRSTFDRTSRSGPKAFVSEYAVWRSDAGRGSLLASLAEAAFLTGLEKNSDIVQMASYAPLFVNDNDQTWNPDAIVFNSWQHYGTPSYWMQTIFRESSGAMIHPVNISSRYSSSLAASAITWQDAENSFLRVKVVNFGSDTVNLTVSTSGLGASVNALGSTATVLTSGNVMDENSFSNPNKVAPVKSQLSNAAEQMQVTLAPHSFTAFDLALAEPKLVAEI